A region from the uncultured Draconibacterium sp. genome encodes:
- a CDS encoding SDR family oxidoreductase, protein MKNVALISGASTGIGKELSHIHAQTGGDLVIVARRKDKLEELKSELEKQYGVKVWVIAKDLGKPEAPQAIYDELKKAGIEIDILINNAGFGGVGKFHELDYDRQVAMINLNVTSLTAMTRLFLPDFIQRNSGKILNNSSTASFMPGPLQAVYFATKAYVRSLSNALSEELSHTNITVTNLMPGATETEFGATSGMDKTAMFKKTATARSVAEDGYKAMLKGKMDVISGLTFAQKIMISAIPFMPKKMMLKTVKKMQETK, encoded by the coding sequence ATGAAAAATGTAGCACTTATAAGCGGCGCCTCAACCGGTATTGGCAAAGAGTTGTCGCACATTCATGCCCAAACAGGAGGCGACCTTGTAATTGTTGCCCGCAGGAAAGACAAGCTGGAAGAATTAAAAAGCGAACTGGAAAAACAATACGGTGTGAAAGTTTGGGTAATAGCCAAAGATTTGGGAAAGCCCGAAGCACCACAAGCGATTTACGACGAACTAAAAAAAGCAGGAATAGAAATTGACATTCTGATAAACAACGCCGGTTTTGGGGGTGTAGGTAAATTTCATGAATTGGATTACGACCGGCAGGTTGCTATGATCAACCTGAATGTTACCTCGTTAACAGCCATGACCCGTTTGTTTTTACCCGATTTTATTCAACGCAACTCCGGTAAAATATTAAACAATTCGTCAACTGCCAGTTTTATGCCAGGCCCGCTTCAGGCAGTATATTTTGCCACAAAAGCTTATGTTCGATCGCTTAGCAACGCACTTTCAGAAGAGCTTTCGCATACCAACATAACGGTAACCAACCTGATGCCGGGTGCCACCGAAACCGAATTCGGTGCTACCTCGGGAATGGACAAAACAGCTATGTTTAAAAAAACAGCTACCGCCCGTAGTGTGGCCGAAGATGGTTACAAAGCCATGTTAAAAGGAAAAATGGATGTAATATCGGGCTTAACTTTTGCCCAGAAAATTATGATTTCGGCGATTCCTTTTATGCCTAAAAAAATGATGCTGAAAACGGTTAAAAAAATGCAGGAAACCAAGTAA
- a CDS encoding PQQ-dependent sugar dehydrogenase, which translates to MKSTAIILLSFFFIYAFNHQLAAQNGAQLYGQHCASCHGANLSGGNAASLIDRVWQFGAEDNYVFRNIKFGIAHLGMPSYEATLNDGEIRALMAYLRESEQKAGAEKPPIAKELETLDYLIDVEVFAEGLEIPWAIDFLDENTALVTERPGRLRVVENGKLLDAAVKNTPEVLHAGQGGLMDVAIDPDYQHNGWVYLAYSHVLAEGDGSQRPPAMTRIVRGKIENNIWTSQEVLFEAPHETYRTTRHHYGCRIVFDPWGYLYFAIGDRGAGYQAQDFTLPNGKVHRIYKDGSIPADNPWVAEEGAIPSLYSLGNRNIQGMAIHPQTGELWTTEHGPMGGDELNRIEWGKNYGWETITYGKNYNGTIITEETHKPGMEQPNLYWRPSIAVCGLDFYSGDLFKKWKNKLLVGALKYEEVRLLQIEGERVVHEEVIVKNQGRVRDVSTGPDGAIYVVLNKPGTVIRLTPKE; encoded by the coding sequence ATGAAATCAACAGCCATAATTCTTTTAAGTTTCTTTTTCATTTATGCTTTTAATCATCAGTTGGCAGCCCAAAACGGAGCACAGCTGTACGGGCAACATTGTGCCTCGTGCCACGGTGCAAACCTCTCCGGAGGAAATGCCGCCAGCTTAATTGATAGAGTCTGGCAGTTTGGTGCAGAGGATAATTATGTGTTCAGAAATATAAAGTTTGGTATTGCACATTTGGGTATGCCATCATACGAGGCCACGCTAAACGATGGCGAAATTCGTGCGCTAATGGCGTATCTTCGTGAATCGGAACAAAAGGCAGGAGCCGAAAAACCACCTATCGCCAAAGAACTTGAAACACTGGATTATTTAATTGATGTTGAAGTGTTTGCTGAAGGACTTGAAATTCCGTGGGCGATTGATTTTTTAGATGAAAATACAGCCCTGGTTACAGAGCGCCCCGGGCGGCTTCGTGTGGTAGAAAACGGAAAATTGTTGGACGCTGCAGTAAAAAATACGCCGGAAGTGCTGCATGCCGGGCAGGGCGGTTTAATGGATGTGGCTATCGACCCGGATTACCAACACAACGGATGGGTTTATCTGGCCTACAGTCATGTTTTGGCTGAAGGAGATGGAAGCCAGCGACCGCCGGCCATGACGCGCATTGTACGTGGGAAAATTGAAAATAATATATGGACCAGCCAGGAAGTTTTATTTGAAGCGCCGCACGAGACTTACCGTACCACCCGCCACCATTATGGTTGCCGGATTGTTTTTGATCCGTGGGGGTATTTGTATTTTGCTATTGGCGACCGTGGAGCTGGCTACCAGGCACAGGATTTTACACTACCAAACGGTAAGGTGCATCGCATTTACAAAGATGGCAGCATTCCGGCAGATAACCCCTGGGTGGCTGAAGAAGGTGCCATCCCATCGTTGTATTCGCTGGGTAACCGCAATATTCAGGGCATGGCCATACATCCGCAAACCGGCGAGTTGTGGACAACTGAACACGGGCCAATGGGTGGCGACGAACTGAACCGCATAGAATGGGGAAAAAACTATGGTTGGGAAACCATTACCTATGGAAAAAACTATAACGGAACAATTATTACCGAAGAAACCCATAAGCCCGGAATGGAGCAGCCCAATTTGTACTGGCGGCCATCTATTGCGGTTTGTGGCCTCGATTTTTACAGCGGCGATTTGTTTAAGAAATGGAAAAACAAATTGCTGGTAGGCGCCTTAAAATACGAAGAAGTACGTTTGCTGCAAATTGAAGGTGAACGGGTTGTGCACGAGGAAGTGATTGTAAAAAACCAGGGACGGGTGCGCGATGTGTCGACCGGGCCTGATGGGGCAATTTACGTGGTGTTAAATAAACCGGGAACGGTGATTCGTTTAACACCAAAAGAATAA
- a CDS encoding Rrf2 family transcriptional regulator, giving the protein MKFSTKTRYRVRAILEIAMNDSEDGIYQKDIAANQDISYKYLDHIITALKVAGLVSKAGGRRSGYVLTKTPSEITVYDVHNAFEPGVCVVDCLSHNFSCKREGVCASKGFWGQLNNQIIQYLKATSIADLIENQVELDDIVN; this is encoded by the coding sequence TTGAAATTTAGTACCAAAACAAGATATAGAGTGAGAGCTATTCTTGAAATAGCGATGAATGATTCGGAAGACGGAATCTATCAGAAAGATATTGCTGCCAACCAGGATATTTCGTACAAATACCTTGACCACATAATTACGGCATTAAAAGTGGCAGGTTTAGTGAGCAAGGCAGGTGGCAGACGTAGCGGATATGTGCTTACCAAAACTCCGTCAGAAATTACGGTTTACGATGTGCACAATGCTTTTGAACCCGGAGTTTGTGTGGTAGATTGCCTGTCGCATAACTTTTCGTGCAAACGCGAAGGAGTATGCGCTTCAAAAGGCTTCTGGGGCCAACTTAACAACCAAATTATTCAATACCTGAAAGCAACCTCCATTGCCGATTTAATTGAAAACCAGGTAGAACTGGATGACATTGTAAACTAA
- a CDS encoding protein-L-isoaspartate(D-aspartate) O-methyltransferase encodes MKAAIFFFGWLMVTNCYAQNNLFNHERYLMVEQQLKQRGIKDKRVLTAFSNVPRHLFVLPEYQKLAYADSPLPINEGQTISQPYVVAVMTEILELQCSDRVLEIGTGSGYQAAILAQLCDSVFTVELFQELSKKAGQVFTQLNYTNIYCMVGDGYKGWPEKAPFDAIIVTCSPTHVPQALKEQLAEGGRLIIPVGDRGIQQLVLLRKKKGKVSEKRILPVRFVPMLNKKGGSY; translated from the coding sequence ATGAAGGCGGCAATTTTCTTTTTCGGATGGCTTATGGTGACAAATTGTTATGCACAAAATAATTTGTTTAATCATGAGCGGTATTTAATGGTTGAGCAGCAGCTAAAACAGCGCGGGATAAAGGATAAACGCGTACTGACTGCTTTTTCCAATGTGCCTCGGCACCTTTTTGTGCTACCCGAATACCAGAAGCTAGCCTATGCCGATTCTCCTTTGCCTATTAATGAAGGCCAAACCATATCGCAACCCTATGTGGTGGCTGTTATGACTGAGATTTTAGAATTGCAGTGTTCAGACCGGGTGCTGGAAATTGGAACCGGATCTGGATACCAGGCTGCAATTTTAGCACAGCTTTGCGATTCGGTATTTACTGTCGAGCTTTTTCAGGAACTCAGTAAAAAGGCCGGGCAGGTTTTTACGCAATTAAATTATACCAATATTTATTGTATGGTGGGCGATGGTTATAAGGGTTGGCCCGAAAAAGCGCCTTTTGATGCAATAATCGTAACCTGTTCGCCAACACATGTTCCGCAAGCATTAAAAGAACAACTGGCCGAAGGTGGCCGCTTAATTATTCCGGTTGGCGACCGAGGGATTCAGCAATTGGTATTACTGCGGAAAAAGAAAGGAAAAGTAAGCGAAAAACGTATTTTACCTGTTCGTTTTGTGCCTATGCTAAACAAAAAAGGAGGCAGTTATTAA
- a CDS encoding HEAT repeat domain-containing protein: MKTWLKYLLVIILSYLVVPAFCQNREAEIDSLVEKMRTVHKDWSSYSEALVRIGEPAVPALIENALNKELKQWNRRISMVTLNNIHSALWVEPALQILFDEEEPEENRNRVTAGLVGFDLSEVKQKLWARFVETENQFYKSNMANLLMTADTALTYRAFFELYHTQDGHIRRNALQKLVQLRQDEAINWYVKALVGTDWMTANLAMDSLINAAKPDDKQLMAAFYATETNEEVKWRIVYVLGQRKNIAYIPFLCQALKHNSWLVRTEAAVCLTRFDFDLVFNELKYLQNDSVNRVGNNARWVMHRLKASKF, encoded by the coding sequence ATGAAAACCTGGTTGAAATATTTACTGGTAATAATTCTTTCGTATTTGGTAGTTCCGGCCTTTTGTCAAAACCGAGAGGCGGAAATTGATTCGCTGGTTGAAAAAATGCGCACCGTACATAAAGACTGGAGCTCCTACTCCGAAGCACTGGTTCGTATCGGTGAGCCGGCTGTTCCGGCATTAATCGAGAATGCCTTAAACAAAGAATTAAAACAGTGGAACCGACGAATTTCCATGGTTACATTAAATAATATTCATTCGGCCTTGTGGGTTGAACCGGCACTTCAGATTTTGTTTGACGAAGAAGAACCTGAAGAAAACCGAAATCGTGTTACGGCCGGATTGGTTGGTTTCGACCTATCAGAAGTAAAACAAAAGTTGTGGGCGAGGTTTGTTGAAACGGAGAATCAGTTTTATAAATCGAATATGGCTAATTTGTTGATGACAGCAGATACAGCTTTGACCTACCGTGCATTTTTTGAACTTTACCATACTCAGGATGGCCACATCAGACGAAATGCTTTGCAAAAACTGGTACAGCTGCGGCAGGATGAGGCAATAAATTGGTATGTAAAGGCACTGGTGGGAACCGATTGGATGACGGCAAATTTGGCCATGGATAGTTTGATAAATGCTGCAAAACCTGATGATAAACAATTGATGGCCGCATTTTACGCCACCGAAACGAATGAGGAAGTAAAGTGGCGAATTGTTTACGTTTTGGGGCAACGAAAAAATATTGCCTACATTCCTTTTTTATGCCAGGCACTAAAACACAACAGCTGGTTGGTTCGCACCGAAGCTGCTGTTTGTTTAACCCGTTTTGATTTCGATTTGGTTTTTAACGAATTAAAATATCTACAAAATGATTCGGTGAATAGGGTAGGAAACAATGCCAGGTGGGTAATGCATCGTTTAAAGGCCTCCAAATTTTAA
- a CDS encoding efflux RND transporter permease subunit — protein MWIKLSRLILKNRILLLSVLAVITVFLGYHARKVEMSYEYASLLPKKDQAYKDYQHFVEVFGQEGNLIIVGVQDSNFFQLDHFQAWKGLCADLKQVDGVENLLSVSNTYNLRKNKQEKQFEVEMLFPDTIATQQELDEYVVQFKRLPFYRELVYNDKTDTYLLAITVNKDKMASKEREALVAGIQNVCQQFEEVENVKLHYSGIPYIRVVNSVKIKRELYMFSVLALVICIIVLFLFFRSFKAVFVPVLIVIVGVIWAMGMLSLFGYKITLLSGMIPPLLIVIGIPNSIYMLNKFHHEYVSHGNKIKALQRVIIKIGNATFLTNLTTASGFATFVIVKSDILRQFGIIASLNILGLFLLSLLLIPIIFSFIGAPSSRHVGHLDNKMVTNIIRQLMHITQNYRQLVYFVTIGVIAVSIYGISLMRSSGYMLDDIPETDPVYVDLKFFEENFNGLMPLEIMVDTKKPQGVMQLTTFRKIEQLENRLAEYPELSASTSLLNLLKFAKQAFYNGHERYYSLPNNREKNFILQYASTGEANANLLHSFMDSTRQNTRISIRVKDVGTKRMEELYTQFNNDIDSIFTSDNYDVTVTGSSIVSFKGNQYLLKNLFSSLGLAILLISSFMAIMFSSWRMVILSLTPNIIPLIFTAAIMGFTSIPIKASTILVFSIAFGISVDNTIHFLAKYRQELNMTNWDIRKSVVLALKETGVSMLYTSVVLFFGFGIFTISNFGGTQAMGILVSLTLLVAVTSNLVLLPSLLSGLERITTTEAFKEPLLHIYDEEEDIELEDLEIVPDEELNLGN, from the coding sequence ATGTGGATTAAACTATCCAGACTAATCCTAAAAAATAGAATCCTCCTTCTTTCAGTTCTTGCGGTAATAACCGTGTTCCTGGGTTATCATGCCCGGAAGGTTGAAATGTCATACGAGTATGCATCTTTATTGCCTAAAAAAGACCAGGCTTATAAAGATTACCAGCACTTTGTTGAGGTTTTTGGACAGGAAGGTAATCTGATTATTGTTGGAGTTCAGGATTCTAACTTTTTTCAACTCGATCATTTTCAGGCCTGGAAAGGCTTGTGTGCAGATTTAAAACAGGTTGACGGAGTTGAGAACCTACTATCGGTATCCAACACCTATAACCTGCGAAAAAACAAGCAGGAAAAGCAATTTGAAGTTGAGATGTTGTTTCCTGATACGATTGCCACCCAGCAAGAGTTGGATGAATATGTTGTACAATTTAAACGACTGCCTTTTTATCGCGAACTGGTTTACAACGATAAGACCGATACCTATTTACTGGCCATAACCGTAAATAAAGATAAAATGGCAAGCAAAGAGCGCGAGGCCTTGGTGGCCGGGATTCAGAATGTTTGCCAACAATTTGAGGAAGTTGAAAATGTGAAGCTTCATTATTCAGGGATACCTTATATCCGGGTTGTAAACTCGGTAAAAATTAAGCGTGAATTGTACATGTTCAGTGTATTGGCACTGGTAATTTGTATTATCGTTCTGTTTTTGTTTTTCCGTTCCTTTAAAGCGGTATTCGTTCCTGTTTTAATTGTTATTGTGGGCGTTATCTGGGCCATGGGAATGTTGTCGTTGTTTGGTTATAAAATTACCCTCCTGTCAGGAATGATTCCGCCCTTGCTCATTGTTATTGGTATTCCCAACAGTATTTACATGCTCAACAAATTTCATCATGAGTATGTGAGCCACGGGAACAAAATAAAAGCCTTGCAACGCGTTATCATAAAAATTGGTAACGCAACTTTTTTAACCAATTTGACCACTGCCTCGGGTTTTGCCACTTTTGTCATTGTAAAAAGCGATATTTTAAGGCAGTTTGGAATAATTGCCTCGCTAAATATTCTGGGCTTGTTTCTGCTTTCGTTATTGCTAATTCCTATTATTTTTAGTTTTATCGGAGCACCGTCATCGCGTCATGTGGGACATCTTGATAATAAAATGGTGACCAACATTATCAGGCAGTTAATGCATATAACCCAAAATTACAGGCAACTGGTTTACTTTGTAACCATAGGCGTAATTGCCGTAAGTATATACGGCATATCATTAATGCGCAGTTCGGGGTACATGCTTGACGATATTCCAGAAACCGACCCGGTATATGTGGATCTCAAATTTTTTGAAGAAAACTTTAACGGCCTAATGCCCCTGGAAATTATGGTGGATACCAAAAAACCACAGGGGGTGATGCAGCTAACCACATTCCGAAAAATAGAACAGCTCGAGAATCGCCTGGCCGAGTATCCCGAGTTATCGGCTTCTACCTCCTTGCTTAACCTCTTGAAATTTGCCAAGCAGGCATTTTACAATGGGCACGAGCGGTACTACAGCCTGCCCAATAATCGCGAAAAGAATTTTATCCTGCAATACGCTTCAACAGGCGAAGCCAATGCAAACCTACTGCATTCGTTTATGGACAGCACCCGACAAAATACCCGAATTAGCATACGGGTGAAAGATGTGGGCACGAAGCGAATGGAGGAACTTTATACCCAATTTAATAATGATATTGATTCGATTTTTACTTCAGATAACTATGATGTAACGGTAACCGGGTCGAGTATTGTTTCGTTTAAGGGCAATCAGTATTTGCTGAAGAACCTGTTTTCCAGTCTGGGTTTGGCTATTTTGCTAATTTCGTCGTTTATGGCCATCATGTTTTCTTCGTGGAGGATGGTTATTTTATCGCTAACGCCTAATATTATTCCGCTGATTTTTACGGCTGCGATTATGGGCTTTACCAGCATACCAATAAAGGCATCAACTATTTTGGTTTTTAGTATTGCCTTTGGAATTTCGGTTGATAATACCATTCATTTTCTGGCCAAATACAGGCAAGAGTTAAACATGACCAACTGGGATATTCGTAAGTCGGTAGTGCTGGCATTAAAAGAAACCGGGGTGAGTATGTTGTATACATCTGTGGTCTTGTTTTTTGGCTTTGGTATTTTTACCATTTCAAATTTTGGGGGCACACAGGCCATGGGAATTCTGGTTTCGTTAACACTTTTAGTGGCAGTTACCTCTAATTTGGTGTTGCTGCCGTCGTTGTTATCGGGGCTTGAACGGATTACCACCACCGAGGCCTTTAAAGAACCACTGTTGCATATTTACGACGAAGAAGAAGATATTGAACTGGAAGACCTGGAAATTGTTCCTGATGAAGAATTAAACCTGGGAAATTAA
- a CDS encoding polyprenyl synthetase family protein, producing the protein MYTIEELQKIISDEIKTRSTELLKQQPVELYNPISYSLEMGGKRLRPVLVLLACNMFSEDIQTAIPAAVGIEVFHNFTLLHDDIMDKADVRRNRPTVHKKFSENAAILSGDAMAFQSYRYFLENKTDSLPEVLEVFSQTAIEVCEGQQYDMDFEQRLDVSEQEYLEMIRLKTAVLLACSLKVGALLGGASEKIARQLYSFGINLGLAFQLQDDLLDTFGNQAVFGKQIGGDILANKKTFLLINALDKANDVQRSELLGWIEKDTFNPKEKIEAVTALYRQTGIRKITEDKVNDFFNAAIRILAEMELQDIVKQPLRNLAAQMLKRRQ; encoded by the coding sequence ATGTACACAATAGAAGAACTTCAAAAAATAATTAGCGACGAAATAAAGACGCGATCAACAGAACTGTTAAAACAGCAGCCGGTAGAATTATATAACCCCATTAGCTATTCGCTTGAAATGGGAGGAAAACGACTAAGGCCTGTGCTGGTTTTGCTGGCCTGTAATATGTTTTCCGAGGATATTCAAACAGCAATTCCTGCTGCCGTTGGAATTGAGGTTTTTCATAATTTTACACTTTTGCACGACGATATTATGGACAAGGCCGATGTGCGCAGAAACAGGCCTACCGTTCATAAAAAATTCAGCGAAAATGCAGCCATCCTGTCTGGCGATGCAATGGCATTTCAGTCGTATCGCTATTTTCTCGAAAATAAAACGGATTCTTTACCTGAAGTTTTGGAGGTGTTTAGCCAAACAGCTATCGAAGTGTGTGAGGGGCAGCAATACGACATGGATTTTGAGCAGCGACTGGATGTTAGCGAGCAGGAATACCTGGAAATGATTCGCTTAAAAACAGCTGTACTATTGGCCTGTAGCTTAAAAGTTGGAGCATTGCTGGGCGGTGCTTCAGAAAAAATTGCCAGGCAGCTATACAGTTTTGGAATTAACCTGGGCCTGGCATTTCAATTGCAAGACGACCTGTTGGATACTTTTGGCAATCAGGCGGTATTTGGAAAGCAGATTGGAGGCGACATACTAGCCAATAAAAAAACCTTTCTGCTGATTAATGCCCTCGATAAAGCCAATGATGTACAACGCTCGGAGTTATTGGGTTGGATTGAAAAAGATACCTTCAATCCTAAAGAAAAAATTGAAGCAGTAACTGCCTTGTACCGGCAAACAGGAATCCGGAAAATAACCGAAGATAAAGTAAATGACTTTTTTAATGCCGCGATTCGGATTTTAGCTGAAATGGAATTGCAGGATATTGTAAAACAACCACTTCGGAATCTTGCTGCTCAAATGCTTAAACGCAGGCAGTAA
- the atpD gene encoding F0F1 ATP synthase subunit beta codes for MAQNIGKILQVIGPVVDVSFDSEGTELPAIYDALEIDREGKDSLIIECQQHIGENTVRCVAMDSTDGLQRGSAVKSLGSPITMPKGEVALGRLLNVVGDSVDGLEQLPKEGLSIHNEPPKYEELTTETEVLYTGIKVIDLIEPYAKGGKIGLFGGAGVGKTVLIQELINNIALAHSGLSVFAGVGERTREGNDLLREMIEANIVDYGEEFKKSMEEGSWDLSKVDQEKLKKSKLAMVFGQMNEPPGARARVALSGLTIAESLRDGDGTAGGGRDILFFVDNIFRFTQAGSEVSALLGRMPSAVGYQPTLATEMGIMQERITSTKNGSITSVQAVYVPADDLTDPAPATTFAHLDATTVLSRKIAELGIYPAVDPLDSTSRILTPDIVGEEHYSCAQDVIMLLQRYTELQDIIAILGMDELSEEDKLVVHRARRVQRFLSQPFFVASAFTGLEGKLVSIEDTIKGFRMIMNGDVDRYPEAAFNLVGTIEEAIEKGEKMLADN; via the coding sequence ATGGCTCAAAACATAGGTAAAATATTACAGGTCATCGGACCTGTAGTTGATGTTAGTTTTGATAGTGAAGGAACTGAACTTCCCGCAATTTATGATGCACTGGAAATTGACCGCGAAGGCAAAGACAGTTTGATTATTGAGTGCCAGCAGCACATCGGAGAAAATACCGTGCGTTGTGTAGCCATGGACTCTACCGACGGGCTTCAGCGGGGTTCAGCAGTAAAATCGTTGGGAAGCCCCATAACCATGCCAAAAGGAGAGGTGGCTCTTGGTCGTTTGCTTAATGTGGTAGGCGACTCGGTGGATGGCCTCGAGCAATTGCCAAAAGAAGGATTAAGCATACACAACGAACCTCCAAAATACGAGGAACTTACTACCGAAACAGAAGTTTTATACACAGGGATTAAAGTTATCGACTTGATAGAGCCTTATGCAAAAGGGGGTAAAATTGGTTTGTTTGGTGGTGCCGGTGTAGGTAAAACGGTTTTAATTCAGGAATTGATTAACAATATTGCCCTGGCACACTCGGGGCTGTCGGTTTTCGCCGGTGTTGGTGAACGAACCCGCGAAGGAAACGACCTGCTGCGCGAGATGATTGAAGCCAATATTGTTGATTATGGCGAAGAATTTAAAAAATCGATGGAGGAAGGCAGTTGGGACCTTTCGAAAGTTGATCAGGAGAAATTGAAAAAATCGAAACTGGCCATGGTTTTCGGGCAGATGAATGAGCCACCGGGTGCCCGCGCCCGTGTTGCCTTATCGGGGCTTACTATTGCTGAAAGCTTGCGCGATGGCGATGGAACCGCTGGAGGAGGACGCGATATCCTGTTTTTTGTCGACAACATTTTCCGGTTTACACAAGCCGGTTCCGAGGTTTCTGCACTGCTCGGACGTATGCCATCGGCAGTAGGTTACCAGCCAACACTGGCTACTGAAATGGGTATTATGCAGGAACGTATTACCTCAACCAAAAACGGTTCAATTACCTCGGTGCAGGCAGTGTATGTGCCGGCCGACGACTTAACCGACCCGGCTCCGGCAACTACTTTTGCCCACCTTGACGCTACCACCGTATTAAGCCGGAAAATTGCAGAGTTAGGTATTTATCCTGCTGTTGATCCATTAGACTCAACATCGCGGATTCTGACTCCCGATATTGTGGGCGAAGAACACTACAGTTGCGCGCAGGACGTGATTATGCTCCTGCAGCGTTACACCGAGTTACAGGATATTATTGCCATTCTGGGTATGGATGAACTTTCGGAAGAGGATAAACTGGTTGTGCACCGTGCACGTCGTGTGCAGCGTTTCCTTTCGCAGCCGTTCTTTGTTGCATCGGCATTTACCGGTCTCGAGGGTAAACTGGTTTCCATCGAAGATACCATTAAAGGCTTCCGCATGATTATGAATGGCGATGTGGATCGATACCCCGAGGCCGCATTTAACCTTGTTGGAACCATTGAGGAGGCCATTGAGAAAGGCGAAAAAATGTTAGCCGATAACTAA
- the atpC gene encoding ATP synthase F1 subunit epsilon, with translation MHLEIITPDKKIFEGEVTLIQLPGSKGGFEILKNHAPIISTLDKGILKIQEENGNEQEFEVDGGVVENKANKIIVLVESA, from the coding sequence ATGCACCTGGAGATTATTACACCGGATAAAAAAATATTTGAGGGAGAAGTAACACTTATTCAGCTGCCCGGCTCTAAAGGTGGTTTTGAAATTCTGAAGAACCACGCACCCATTATTTCAACCCTCGATAAAGGTATTTTAAAAATACAGGAGGAAAACGGGAACGAACAAGAGTTTGAAGTTGACGGCGGAGTAGTTGAAAATAAAGCAAATAAAATTATTGTGCTGGTTGAATCGGCATAA
- a CDS encoding glycosyltransferase family 9 protein, with protein MKVKFLVIRFSSIGDIVLTTPVVRGLKQQVENAEVHFATKSKYACLVQTNPYIDKVHFLEENIGVLIHELAKENFDYIIDLHNNFRSNKIKRRLKTQTFAVNKLNWEKFLMVQFKVNRLPRLHIVDRYLETVSVFDVEDDRQGLDYFLDEKTVFKTEDLPATFQQGYVAFVIAGTYSTKKLPPSQVSQICQNISYPVILLGGKNEYDEGEEVLSLSKGNVLNYAGKISLNQSASLVRDAKLVLTNDTGLMHIAAAFKKKILSFWGNTIPEFGMVPYRPGEASEIVQVSDMKCRPCSKLGHKKCPKKHFKCMKDIDVNKAIEWINRNY; from the coding sequence ATGAAAGTCAAATTTCTGGTAATACGGTTTAGTTCCATCGGCGATATTGTGCTTACCACGCCGGTTGTTAGAGGTTTAAAACAACAGGTTGAAAACGCCGAGGTGCATTTTGCCACAAAAAGCAAATATGCTTGTTTGGTCCAGACCAATCCGTATATCGATAAAGTTCATTTTCTGGAGGAAAACATTGGGGTTTTAATTCACGAGTTGGCGAAAGAAAATTTCGACTATATTATTGATTTGCATAACAACTTCCGAAGCAATAAAATCAAACGCCGTTTAAAAACACAAACTTTTGCCGTAAATAAACTCAACTGGGAAAAATTTCTAATGGTACAGTTTAAGGTAAATCGTTTACCCAGGCTGCATATTGTTGATCGTTACCTTGAAACTGTATCGGTGTTTGATGTTGAGGATGACCGCCAGGGACTGGATTACTTTTTGGATGAAAAAACTGTTTTTAAAACCGAAGATTTACCTGCAACCTTTCAGCAGGGCTACGTGGCATTTGTAATTGCCGGAACTTATTCTACCAAAAAGCTCCCACCGTCGCAGGTTTCTCAAATTTGTCAGAATATCTCTTATCCGGTAATTCTTTTGGGGGGTAAAAACGAATACGACGAGGGCGAAGAAGTTTTATCGCTTTCCAAAGGTAATGTGTTAAATTATGCCGGAAAAATATCGCTGAATCAATCGGCCTCACTTGTTCGCGATGCCAAACTGGTGTTAACCAACGATACCGGCTTAATGCATATTGCCGCTGCATTTAAAAAGAAAATTCTTTCCTTTTGGGGAAATACGATTCCCGAATTTGGAATGGTGCCGTACCGGCCGGGTGAGGCATCTGAAATTGTGCAGGTGAGCGATATGAAATGCCGCCCTTGCTCCAAACTTGGCCATAAAAAATGTCCGAAAAAGCATTTTAAATGTATGAAGGATATTGATGTGAACAAGGCAATTGAATGGATCAACCGAAATTATTAG